In the genome of Physeter macrocephalus isolate SW-GA chromosome 20, ASM283717v5, whole genome shotgun sequence, one region contains:
- the PRXL2A gene encoding peroxiredoxin-like 2A, protein MSFLQDPSFFTMGMWSIGAGAIGAAALALLLANTDVFLPKPQKATLEYLEDIDLKTLEKEPMTFKAKALWENNGAVIMAVRRPGCFLCREEAADLSSLKPKLDELGIPLYAVVKEEVKTEVKDFQPYFKGEIFLDEKKKFYGPERRKMMFMGFVRLGVWYNFFRARSGGFSGNLEGEGFILGGVFVVGPGKQGILLEHREKEFGDKVNLVSVLEAARKIKPQTSASEKK, encoded by the exons ATGTCTTTCCTCCAGGATCCAAGTTTCTTCACCATGGGAATGTGGTCCATTGGTGCGGGGGCCATAGGGGCTGCTGCCTTGGCTCTGCTCCTGGCCAACACAGACGTATTCCTGCCCAAGCCCCAGAAAGCAACGCTGGAGTATCTGGAGGATATAGACCTGAAAACACTGGAGAAGG AACCAATGACTTTTAAAGCAAAGGCGCTCTGGGAAAATAATGGAGCTGTGATTATGGCTGTGCGGAGGCCAGGCTGTTTCCTCTGTCGAGAG GAGGCTGCAGACCTGTCCTCCCTGAAGCCCAAGTTGGACGAGCTGGGCATCCCCCTCTACGCAGTGGTAAAGGAGGAGGTCAAGACTGAAGTGAAGGACTTCCAGCCTTATTTCAAAGGAGAAATCTTCCTGGATGAAAAG AAGAAGTTCTATGGTCCAGAAAGGCGGAAGATGATGTTCATGGGATTTGTCCGTCTGGGTGTCTGGTACAACTTCTTCCGGGCCCGGAGTGGAGGCTTTTCTGGAAACCTGGAAGGCGAGGGCTTCATCCTTGGGGGAGTTTTTGTGGTGGGACCAGGAAAGCAG GGCATTCTTCTGGAGCACCGAGAAAAAGAATTTGGGGACAAAGTAAACCTAGTTTCTGTTCTGGAAGCTGCTAGGAAGATCAAACCACAGACTTCAGCCTCAGAGAAAAAATGA